A genomic stretch from Desulfotignum balticum DSM 7044 includes:
- the truA gene encoding tRNA pseudouridine(38-40) synthase TruA: MIQTFKLIIEYDGTGFSGWQRQPENITVQGELEKVLSRILNQPVTLAGSGRTDAGVHALGQVASFCADTALPSQMLKKGVNSLMKLPIVLTACHRVPDTFHAQYSAVSKEYHYYILNRETPCAVGKNYVWHIHRSLDMAMMNQCCESICGTHDFKSFENAGSPRKSTVRTVFMARMDRLDDDRLVFRVCANGFLKNMVRNLMGTLVDAGFGKVTPAMFEQILAAKDRSWAGATAPAKGLFLKQVNYG, from the coding sequence ATGATCCAGACCTTTAAACTGATCATCGAGTATGACGGTACCGGGTTTTCCGGATGGCAGCGGCAACCGGAAAACATCACCGTTCAAGGAGAGCTGGAAAAAGTATTATCCAGGATACTCAACCAGCCCGTCACCCTTGCCGGCTCCGGTCGCACCGATGCCGGGGTCCATGCATTGGGCCAGGTGGCCTCTTTTTGTGCAGACACAGCCCTGCCGTCCCAGATGCTGAAAAAAGGGGTTAACAGCCTGATGAAACTTCCCATTGTCTTAACAGCATGCCACCGGGTGCCTGATACATTTCATGCACAATATTCTGCGGTTTCCAAGGAATACCACTATTATATTCTGAACCGGGAAACCCCCTGTGCCGTCGGCAAAAATTATGTCTGGCACATTCACCGTTCATTGGATATGGCCATGATGAACCAGTGCTGTGAATCGATATGCGGCACCCATGATTTCAAATCATTTGAAAATGCGGGATCTCCCAGAAAATCCACTGTCCGGACGGTGTTCATGGCACGGATGGACCGGCTGGACGATGACCGGCTGGTATTCAGGGTCTGCGCCAATGGATTTTTAAAAAACATGGTTCGGAATCTGATGGGAACACTGGTGGATGCAGGGTTTGGAAAAGTGACCCCTGCCATGTTTGAACAGATTCTGGCGGCAAAAGACCGGTCTTGGGCCGGGGCAACCGCGCCGGCTAAAGGATTGTTTCTCAAACAGGTGAACTATGGGTGA
- a CDS encoding MarR family winged helix-turn-helix transcriptional regulator, with amino-acid sequence MVDDISHGDDSLHFLEDCLFYSVNAFSRQLLKMAEAGFAPLKLSPAHASFLLILYDNPGINPKKLGILLQLTPSTITRFIDALAKKKLVKRKKHGKTIAIFPTDKGLALKPAIARVYKDFYLNYARILGPETARNLARQIRGANADLAKVSSSDTGHDPDL; translated from the coding sequence ATGGTTGATGATATATCCCACGGGGATGATTCCCTGCATTTTCTGGAAGACTGCCTTTTTTACAGTGTTAACGCGTTTTCACGGCAACTGCTGAAAATGGCGGAAGCCGGGTTTGCTCCGTTGAAACTTTCTCCGGCCCATGCGTCGTTTCTTTTAATTCTGTATGATAATCCCGGCATCAATCCCAAGAAACTGGGCATCTTATTACAGCTGACCCCGTCCACCATCACCCGGTTCATTGACGCTCTGGCCAAAAAGAAACTGGTGAAAAGGAAAAAACACGGCAAAACCATTGCCATTTTTCCGACTGACAAAGGGCTGGCACTCAAACCTGCCATTGCCCGGGTATACAAGGACTTTTATCTGAACTATGCCCGAATTCTGGGTCCTGAAACCGCCCGCAATCTGGCCCGTCAGATCCGGGGAGCCAACGCCGATCTGGCCAAAGTTTCGTCATCTGATACCGGTCATGATCCAGACCTTTAA